Within Mongoliitalea daihaiensis, the genomic segment AGTCATTTTTTCTTTTAAATCATCTTCAATTAATCGTTTGATGTACCCCATAGAAGTTAATTTGATGATATACGAAGGTACAGGTAAAAATTAATTGTGCAAATTTAAGACTTATTTTTGTGCAAATTTAAGGTTTATTTTTGTGCAAAAATTAGGAGTAAGCAATGGACAGTTGGGAATGAGGAATTTGGAATGAAGAATGAGGAATGAACGAGGGGTATATAAAAAGTGAACAGTGAGCAGTGAACAGTTGGGAATGTGGAATGTGGAATTTAGGATGAGGAATGAACGAGGGGTATATAAAGAGTGAACAGTGAGCAGTGAACTGTGGGCTGTGGACAGTTAAGAGTGAACAATTAGGAATTAGGAATGAAAAATTTGGGATGAATGGTGTTAAATGTCATTTGGGGGTAGATTTTAATCTATGAATTGCTATGTAAGTTAGCATTAAGTGGCTTAGCCACGACCGACATTCTTGCCATGGGTTTTAACCCATGGATGGGAATCTTGTCCTAGAACCAGAGGCTCGCACGATGATTGCCTTCGAGCAAAAAGGCGGTTTTCGAGCCGATAGGGACGTGATTGTCTTTAGATCACTATTTTCGAGATTTCCAGTCCTCTAGGTGAATTGGTTTTTTTGGAGATTTATTAGCTCAATTTGAACCAAAATGATTAATGCAATTTGCTTTCATTGTCGTTACTTTTTGCATCGCCCAAAAAGTAACCAAAAACGCTAGTCAGAAAAATCCTTCTCCCCGCAGGGCCCACGCTGGCCCGGTTTTCTGACCTCCTCCCCGCAAGTGACACCAACGGCTTACCGTATAAAATGTGAAAAGGACTTTTAGAAGAAAATTAGAGACAAAAACAAAATCAAGGTGATGTTTGACCCCCTTGGGGTTTTAAGAAACCCTTTATCAAGCACGGATTAAAAACCCGTGTCTATTGAAAAGTTTGAGTCTTTCATATACCCTTCAAAATATTTTTTCCGCGATTTCTGCGCTTTCCGCGAGAAGCTTTCGGTTTTTCTGACCTTCCCCCCGCCAGTACTGCCAGCGGTAAGTGAACAGTGAGCAGTGTACAGTTGGGAATGAGGAATTAGGAATTAGGAATGAACGAGGGTTATATAAAGAGTGAACAGTGAGCAGTGAACAGTGTAGTAACAAAAATCGATTAACTTAAGGAAAATTAAGTCTTGCCTCTTGATTCTTGGTTCTTGATTCTTGTTTCTTGTTTCTTGATTCTTGTTTCTTGTTTCTTGTTTCTTGTTTCTTAAATCTCGCCTCACAATAGTCAAGCTCCCTTGTCCCTCATCAAAGTATCCTGCAAAAACCTAGCGTGCTCTTTTGAACAGTCGCTTCCACCAGGCTACCTTTTCCTCTTCATGGTACCCGTAGGAATTATAGCCATACCCGTAGCCGTACCCATAGCCATAGCCATTATCTACATGGATATCGTTGAGGATGCCGTAGAGCTTTTGTACATTGCCTTTTTCTACGAGGTTATTGACGATCTGAATGTTGCCTTTCGGAGAATAATTCTGTCGGAAAACAAAGAAATTGACATCAGAAAAAGAGAACAGCTGCTTGGTTTCGGAGACTAAACCCACCGGCGGACAATCCAAGACCACCACGTCGTAAGCTTCTTTGATTTCTTCGATCATCTCCCGAAACTTGTCTTTTAGTAACAACTCTGCTGGGTTGGGCGGTACAGGACCAGAAAGTAAGACATCCAAATGTTCAAATTCAGACTTTTTCACCACCGACTGCCAAGGGGTAGCTGAACTCAAACATGTACTTACTCCCTTGTCGTTAGCCATTCCGAAGAGTTCGGCAATTTTTGGCTTGCGCAAATCCAACCCTACAAGGATGGTCTTTTTCCCCATCAGGGAGTAGGCCGCCGCCATATTGACCGAAATAAAGGTTTTGCCCTCTCCCGAAATTCCGGAAGTAAAGAGTATGGTCAATTTTTCCGTATTGGAAGCTAGGTAAGCGATGTCTGCCCGTATGTTTCTGAAAGACTCTGTTACCGAGGAACGTGGATTTTGAAAAACTGGGATTTTCTCCGCTTCCACAGACCTGCCCACCGCCCCGATAAGCGGAACTTTGATGGCCTTTTCCAATTCTTTGGGATCCTCTACTTTATCATTCAGATAAAAGGCTAAGGTGATAAAAGCAATAGGTATCATCATCCCCAAGGCAAGCCCCAAGGCCAAATTACGGGTAGTTTTAGGGGCAATCGGCCCTCCTACACCACGAGCTGTATCTAGGATAGAGTTCTTTGGAATGTTGGAAGCTTTGGTAATCTGCGCCTCTGCACGCTTTTGCAAGAGGTAGATGTATATGTTCTCGTTGATACTAAACTGTCGTTGGATACCCAAGAGTTTGCGCTCCGTCTCAGGCAACAAGTTGATCTCTCGCTCCAACAATCGGATACGGCTATTGATATCTGCCAACAAGGTTTGCGTGCTGTTCACAGCAGAGTTGATATTTTCCCTGAGGGTTTGTTTGGTGTTTTCTATTTGGCCACGCACCTCCCGCACGAAGGGGGACTGTTCGGTGTAGTTGGCCCCTAAGCGAACCCGTTCAGCTTGCAGTTCGGACAAGGTACTCACCAAGGCATTGAGGAGAGGATCCGAAAGCCCGATCAAGGAAGGTGCCACCAATTCTCCCAACTGATCATTGGACAGGTAACTTTGTAGGGTACGGTAGTATTTGATATTGATTTCAGCTTCCGAACGTTGTTTTTCAAATTCCTGTAAACGCTGAAAGATCTGCGTGCCTTCTTCCGATAGGTTGAAAATGCGGTTTTCAGTCCGGTAATTCTCTAAGCGTGTTTCCACAAAGTTCAGGGAATCCGTAATTCCTGACAACTGTTCTTCTATAAAGCGAATGGTATTTTCGGAGGCTTTATTTTTCTCCTTCAATTCACGCTCCAAATAGGTTTGCATCAGTTTGTTTACGTAATCTTCTCCCAATCGTCGGTTGGGTGTTTGCACACCTATGTTGAGAATGGTGGAAGACTTATCCGTGGTTGCTACTTCTAAGGCGTTTCGGTACCGCAAGGAAAGGGTCAAATTGTCTTCTACAGTAAAGTAAATGACATCTCCTGTAGCAGCCGTAATATTGGTGATGTTCAATTCAAAGTTATCCCCTTTGGCCAAGGTGCCGAAGCGATAGTTAATGGAGAAGGAAGGAGGATTTTCCAACTGGATTTTTTGAAAAGGCGTTTGGGGGTTGTAGACCGCAAAACCTTCACCTTCCACGCTTAAGTTGTAGGTTTGTTGATCCAGAACTTCCAATCGAAACATCCCCCCTACCAGTTGTGGGCTTTTGAAATCCACCTGCACGACAATCGGCACATTGCCGTAGAGCTGTGTTTTGCGTAGAAATTCATCCCGGAAGTAGGAAACGTTTAAGTTGAGTTGAGAAACCGTCTCTTCTGCCAAGGAAAGGGATCGTAAAATTCCGATTTCATTAGACAAGTTGGATTTATTCTGAATCAGTCCTGCTGCATCGAAGAGATCATCTCCCAAGATATTTCGTGCTTCATTGACTAATACCGTACCCTCCACTTTGTAGATGGGGGTAGACCATTTGTTGAAAAAATAGGCGGACACCACCCCTAACAGCACACAGATTGCAATGATCAGCCAATGTTTGAGGTAGCGGTAGAGCAAAGCTCTGATTTCATTGTCCTCTGAAGGAGCAGGTTGGAAAGGTTGAATGGGGTTTGGATACGAGGGTTGCTGAGCCATAATTACTTAACGAAGAACCAAATTGAGGACAAGTGCCACCAATGAAA encodes:
- a CDS encoding GumC family protein → MAQQPSYPNPIQPFQPAPSEDNEIRALLYRYLKHWLIIAICVLLGVVSAYFFNKWSTPIYKVEGTVLVNEARNILGDDLFDAAGLIQNKSNLSNEIGILRSLSLAEETVSQLNLNVSYFRDEFLRKTQLYGNVPIVVQVDFKSPQLVGGMFRLEVLDQQTYNLSVEGEGFAVYNPQTPFQKIQLENPPSFSINYRFGTLAKGDNFELNITNITAATGDVIYFTVEDNLTLSLRYRNALEVATTDKSSTILNIGVQTPNRRLGEDYVNKLMQTYLERELKEKNKASENTIRFIEEQLSGITDSLNFVETRLENYRTENRIFNLSEEGTQIFQRLQEFEKQRSEAEINIKYYRTLQSYLSNDQLGELVAPSLIGLSDPLLNALVSTLSELQAERVRLGANYTEQSPFVREVRGQIENTKQTLRENINSAVNSTQTLLADINSRIRLLEREINLLPETERKLLGIQRQFSINENIYIYLLQKRAEAQITKASNIPKNSILDTARGVGGPIAPKTTRNLALGLALGMMIPIAFITLAFYLNDKVEDPKELEKAIKVPLIGAVGRSVEAEKIPVFQNPRSSVTESFRNIRADIAYLASNTEKLTILFTSGISGEGKTFISVNMAAAYSLMGKKTILVGLDLRKPKIAELFGMANDKGVSTCLSSATPWQSVVKKSEFEHLDVLLSGPVPPNPAELLLKDKFREMIEEIKEAYDVVVLDCPPVGLVSETKQLFSFSDVNFFVFRQNYSPKGNIQIVNNLVEKGNVQKLYGILNDIHVDNGYGYGYGYGYGYNSYGYHEEEKVAWWKRLFKRAR